AGATGGAATCCATCGGCCAGCTGACCGGCGGCATCGCCCATGACTTCAACAATATGCTCGCCATCGTCATCGGCTCGCTCGACATCGCGCGGCGGCGCCTGACGCCGGACATCGACGCGCATATCGTTAAGGGCATCGACAATGCGGCGGAGGGCGCCCAGCGCGCCGCACAACTCACCGCGCGGTTGCTCGCCTTTTCCCGGCAGCAGCCGCTCGACCCGCAGCCGACCGACGTCAACAGGCTGGTCGGCGGCATGTCGGAATTGCTGCGCCGGACGATCGGGGAGAGCATTCGCGTCGAAACCGTGCTGGCGGGTGGCCTGTGGCGGGCAAGCATCGACGCCAGCCAGCTGGAAGCGGCGATCATCAACCTGTGCGTCAATTCGCGCGACGCCATGCCGTCCGGTGGGCGGTTGACGATCGAAACGGCGAACGCGCATCTCGACGATGCCTATGTTGCTGTTCAGGACGATGTCGCGGCGGGTCAATATGTCATGGTTTCCGTGACCGACACCGGCACGGGCATGCCGCCCGAAGTGGTGGAACGCGCCTTCGACCCCTTCTTCACCACCAAGGGCGTGGGCAAGGGCACGGGCCTCGGCCTCAGCCAGGTCTTCGGCTTCATCAAACAGTCGCGCGGCCATGTGAAAATCTATTCCGAACCGGGCGAAGGGACGATCATCAAGGTCTATATGCCGCGCCATTATGGACCGGACGCCGTGGCTGGAACCGTGGCCGTCAGCCCCATGGAACTGCCCCGCGCCCGCGGCGAGGAGATCATCCTGGTGGTCGAGGATGAGGAGCGGGTGCGGCACATGTCGGTCGATTCCCTGCGGGAACTGGGCTACACCATCGTTCAGGCGTCGGACGGCGAGCAGGCGCTGGAAATGCTGACGATCCAACCGCGCATCGACATGCTGTTCACCGACATCGTCATGCCGGGCATCAACGGTCGGATGCTGGCCGACCGCGCCCGTGAAACCCGCCCCGACCTCAAGATCCTCTACACCACGGGCTATACCCGCAACGCGATCGTTCATAACGGCATGCTGGACCCCGGCGTTTCCTTCCTGGCCAAGCCCTTCACCCTCGATCAGCTTGCGGTGAAGGTCCGTCAGGTGCTGGACGCCGATCGGGTGGAAGCCTGATCCACGCTTTTTCCACGAAACGCCCGATTTTGCCGTTGATCGGTTCGGCCGTTCATGTTTTGCTGAACAAATCAGATGGAAAGGGTCAGGCATTTGGCGACGATGTGGAAGGATGGCGCAACGCACCGTTCAGGCTTTGCCCGGCGGATGAGTACGCATCTGGCCGCCGCCCTGGTCGCCTTCTGCCTGCTTCAGATTTTCATCGTCGCCAAAATGGGCGGATCGCTGCTGCTGCACCTGGGCATCGTGGTCGCGATCGGCGGCTTCGCCATCGCGGCGCGCGGGCTGGAACACCGCTGGGATATTCTGGACCAGAGCGGCCTGCCCGCCCATGGGCTGGCCGTGCGCTTCCGCCGCGACCTGCTGCAACTCTGGGTGGCCAGCATTGGCGGGGGCCTGCTCTGGATTCCCGTCGCGATCATCTTCCGCGCGATCTTCGGCTAGGGCACGAAGAGGCGACGGTCCTTACCGCTTCACAGCAAGCCCAGCTTCGACAGCTCACCGATCATCGCGGGTGGCATGGCGTCGAGGTCGTTCGCCTCGCCCGCCCCCAGATCGGGCGGCGCATCCTTGTCTTCCAGATAGCGCCAGCCCTGATGCGCGCGCTTGGGCTGCGCCCGAACCGGAATCAGGCGCGGTTCCAGCCGTATCCAGTAGCGCCCCTGCCCGGTTTCCTGAAAGCCCAACAGGGGGCTGCGGCCGACAAGCTGATGCCCGTGAATCCAGTAGAGCGAACCGCCGGCCAGTTCCTCGACCCGCTTGGGCAGGTAGCGCGTGGTCAGCCTCGCCTCCTCTGCATGGCTTTCCAGCCAGGCTTTGAGCGTGGCGGGGCTTTCGCTCTGAAAGGCGATCTTGGTGAGGTGCAGCGGCATGGTGAAAAGATCGGACGCCGGAGCGAGCCGGTCAAGAGGCTGGGCGCGCCTACAGTCCCCAGATCGTCGCCAGTCCGAGGAAGGAGAAAAAGCCCATCACATCCGTCATCGTCGTCACGAACACGGCGGAGGACACGGCGGGATCGACATTCACCCGGTCAAGCGCGACCGGAATCAATATGCCCGACAGCCCGGCCACGAGGTTGTTGATCAGCATGGCCATCGCGATGACGATGCCCAGATCGTGATTGCCGTAGATCAAACCCACTGACACGCCGATCAATATGCCCAGCGCCGTACCATTGGCGCTGGCAATGCGAAATTCGCGGACGATCTGGCGGATGGTGTTGGAACTGGTGAGCTGGTTGGTGGCGAGCGCGCGCACGGCCACCGCCATGGTCTGCGTCCCCGCATTGCCGCCCATGCCCGACACGATCGGCATCAGCACGGCCAGCACCACATATTTGGAGATGGTGGCCTGGAACAGCCCGACCACCGACGCGGCCAGGATCGCCGTGCCCAGATTGACCACCAGCCAGGACAGGCGCGTGCGCACCGTTTCCCAAATCGGCTGGTTGATGTCGCCCTCGCCCGCGCCCGACAGGCGAAGGATGTCCTCGCCCGCTTCCTCGGAAATGATGTGGACGATGTCGTCCACCGTGATCATGCCGACCAGCCGCCCGCTGCCATCCACCACGGCGGCGGAGATCAGCGCATATTTCTGGAAGCGCAGCGCGACTTCTTCCTGATCCATGTCGACAGGGATCAGCGTCTGTTCACGCTTCATCAGGTCGGCCATGGCGACGCTGCGCGGACAGGTCAGCACCCAGCTCAGCTGGCAGGTGCCGATCGGCTTGTGCGCTTCGTCGACGACGAAGATTTCCCAGAAGTCGCTGGTCAGGTCGCGATTGTCGCGCAGATAGTCGATCACCTGCCCGACGGTCATATGCTCCGGCACCGCGACCAGATCGCGCTGCATCAGACGGCCGGCGGACTCCTCGGGATAGGACAGCGCGCTTTCGATGGCGGCGCGGTCCTCCGGGTCGAGCGCTTCGAGGACGGCCTGCTGGTCGGCCTCCTCCATGTCCTCGATGATGGCGACGGCGTCGTCGGTGTCGAGTTCGGCGGCGAACTCGGCCACCTGCTCGGGCCGCAGCGCGTCGAGAATATCCTCGCGGACATATTCGTTGAGTTCGGACAGAACTTCCGCGCCGACCAGATCGCCCAGCGCCGCCGCGACCTCGCCGCGCCGTTCGGACGGGGTCAGTTCGAGAAGGTCGGCAATATCGGCCGGGTGGAGCGGCGACACCAGCTCGCGCGCGCGTTCGCGGTCATCCTCCTCCACCGCGTCCAGCACGGCGGAGACGAATTCACCCTTCAGCCGGTCATCCTCGTCATGGCTGGATTCGGCCTGCTCGGCGGCAATATCGTCAAATTCGTCCGGCCGGGGTTCGGCCGTATCGGCTCGTTCGCTCATCGCGTCCCCTACTGTCCGGTTCCTGTAACATGTCGCTGCTTTTGCCGATGCTCGTCATAATTGCAATGCCCCAACCGTCGATGAAGCGCTTCCATCCCCGTCCCAACGCTCTATATGAACGGACATCCGCGTTTTTCCCCCAAGAGAGGATTTTTCATGGCCGACGAAACCCTGACCCTCACCCTCGACAGCGGCGGCGATGTCGTCATCAAGCTGCGCCCGGACCTCGCCCCCGGCCATGTCGAGCGCATCACCGCGCTTGCCAAGGACGGCTTCTATGACGGCGTCGTCTTCCATCGCGTCATCCCCGGCTTCATGGCCCAGGGCGGCGACCCGACCGGCACCGGCATGGGCGGGTCGAAGCTGCCTGACCTGAAGGCCGAATTCAGCCGCGAACCCCATGTCCGCGGCGTCTGCTCCATGGCCCGCGCGATGAACCCGAACAGCGCGAACAGCCAGTTCTTCATCTGCTTCGACGACGCCACCTTCCTCGATGGTCAGTACACCGTCTGGGGTGAAGTCACGTCCGGCATGGAACATGTCGACGCCCTGCCCAAGGGTGAGCCGCCCAAGACCCCGGGCAAGATCCTGAAGGCTACTGTTTCTTAAGAAGCCCGTCGGTGGCGGAGATGGCATTGCCCGTCTCCGCCGCTTGCTGCGCAGGCGGTTCATAGGGACCGATGCTCTCTATATGCCAGCGGCGATCCGCCTCACTGGCCCCCGGCACGTCATTGACCCGCCGCAGCGTCACCTGCCGCAGCCGATACCAGGGCTTGCCATTGGCGGCGAGCCGTCCATAGACCTGCACCGGCACGGAGACGAACAGCGATCCCGCCGCGCCCTCCATGTCTCCCGGCGCGCCGATATTGGCATGCACCTCGCTGAAATTGCGGAAGCGCGCGGCGAAACGGACATCATCCTCGGCACCGATGGCGCTGTTCTGGTTCCAGAGGTCCTGCGCGTCGTCATAGCGCTTTTCCTCCAGCAGGCCGTAATAGCCCTGCACCACCTGCGCGGCGCCCTGCGCGCCCTTGGGGTCGACGGCATCCTCTTCCACCACGGACTGCGGTTCGACCGGCAGGCCACCCGGCGTACCCGGAGCGGGCGGCGTCAGCGGCTCCATCACCGCCTGCGCCTCCGCCCGGACATTATTTTCGACCTGTGTCGCGTTCGCGCCATTGGCGAGATTGTCGATCGCACTCTCCTCCCGGCCGTCACAGGCCGACAGCAGGAACAGGCAAAGAGCCGCGCTATACCGAACCCGCATCAGTCGCGCCGGCTCCGCCAGCCGTCATGCCGCGACCGCCCGCCGCCATCGGAACGAGCGCGGGGCGTCGTGTCCCGGCTCCAGGCTCTTGGCGTCGTCATATCCTGTCCCCTTCCCGGCTGGGCCTGCGCATTCGGACGCGACGCGCCCCAGCCGCCATTCCATCGATTGCCATTGCCATTCGGACGTGTCCGCCAGGCCGGGCCGTCGCCGCGCCCCGCCTCCCGATGGCCTTCCCAATAGCGGCGCTGCCCGTCATTCCAGCGATGGCGGCGCCCGCCACGGTCATAGACATAATAGCCGCTGCCGGGATAGTAAAAGCCGTCATACCAGCCGCCATAATAGCCCGGCCGGTAATAGCCCGGCCGGTAATAGCCCGACCCCCAATAATCATCATAATAGCCGCCGCCATAATAGCCGCTGCCAACACTCACACCGCCATAATAGTCATCGTCATAGGCGCAGCCGCCCAAGGCAAGCGCGCCGACGAGACCGACCGCGGCCAGAAGCCTTTGCCCGGTCCAGGTCATCGCCTTTCTCCTTATCCTTCATTCTGTAGCCGGGATAACGCGTCCTGCTTGAATTGGTTGTGAATGAGCCGTTGCGGACCGTTTATCCAAGGTTCAGCCAAGCCGGATTTCGTTCATCCCGCTGACAGAAACCGTTGTATTCAAGACACAAAATGGGGGATTGGCGGCTTTTCCGATCCGGTTCATGCAACCTT
This region of Sphingobium sp. EM0848 genomic DNA includes:
- a CDS encoding peptidylprolyl isomerase; translated protein: MADETLTLTLDSGGDVVIKLRPDLAPGHVERITALAKDGFYDGVVFHRVIPGFMAQGGDPTGTGMGGSKLPDLKAEFSREPHVRGVCSMARAMNPNSANSQFFICFDDATFLDGQYTVWGEVTSGMEHVDALPKGEPPKTPGKILKATVS
- a CDS encoding CHASE3 domain-containing protein, whose product is MPAIRPERSIILLLLALLVVVLAVGSTYWFYTVQQRVNIWVQHTLRVENQLSTLLLHAQEAESSQRGFMLTRKESFLGPYESFRREWREELATLRTEMHDNPGQIQSVDALEALLDDRLFLMRTGIERRRKGEVIAPDDFNAGMVTMTKIRALVATMRAREAQLLKRRTANDNHLSLMVSAGMAISAVLVTLLGALALRTAYRRVAEAMESQRALSHANKRLIAEGLEREAAEAQLRQMQKMESIGQLTGGIAHDFNNMLAIVIGSLDIARRRLTPDIDAHIVKGIDNAAEGAQRAAQLTARLLAFSRQQPLDPQPTDVNRLVGGMSELLRRTIGESIRVETVLAGGLWRASIDASQLEAAIINLCVNSRDAMPSGGRLTIETANAHLDDAYVAVQDDVAAGQYVMVSVTDTGTGMPPEVVERAFDPFFTTKGVGKGTGLGLSQVFGFIKQSRGHVKIYSEPGEGTIIKVYMPRHYGPDAVAGTVAVSPMELPRARGEEIILVVEDEERVRHMSVDSLRELGYTIVQASDGEQALEMLTIQPRIDMLFTDIVMPGINGRMLADRARETRPDLKILYTTGYTRNAIVHNGMLDPGVSFLAKPFTLDQLAVKVRQVLDADRVEA
- the mgtE gene encoding magnesium transporter — encoded protein: MSERADTAEPRPDEFDDIAAEQAESSHDEDDRLKGEFVSAVLDAVEEDDRERARELVSPLHPADIADLLELTPSERRGEVAAALGDLVGAEVLSELNEYVREDILDALRPEQVAEFAAELDTDDAVAIIEDMEEADQQAVLEALDPEDRAAIESALSYPEESAGRLMQRDLVAVPEHMTVGQVIDYLRDNRDLTSDFWEIFVVDEAHKPIGTCQLSWVLTCPRSVAMADLMKREQTLIPVDMDQEEVALRFQKYALISAAVVDGSGRLVGMITVDDIVHIISEEAGEDILRLSGAGEGDINQPIWETVRTRLSWLVVNLGTAILAASVVGLFQATISKYVVLAVLMPIVSGMGGNAGTQTMAVAVRALATNQLTSSNTIRQIVREFRIASANGTALGILIGVSVGLIYGNHDLGIVIAMAMLINNLVAGLSGILIPVALDRVNVDPAVSSAVFVTTMTDVMGFFSFLGLATIWGL
- a CDS encoding DUF1489 family protein → MPLHLTKIAFQSESPATLKAWLESHAEEARLTTRYLPKRVEELAGGSLYWIHGHQLVGRSPLLGFQETGQGRYWIRLEPRLIPVRAQPKRAHQGWRYLEDKDAPPDLGAGEANDLDAMPPAMIGELSKLGLL